A stretch of the Argentina anserina chromosome 6, drPotAnse1.1, whole genome shotgun sequence genome encodes the following:
- the LOC126800424 gene encoding uracil phosphoribosyltransferase — MASCRLNFSLSCPSQTPRFPSRNPSPPPLLLNLIPSSSNPHKVSCSGIQRRRSLTVKAHMTTEEKTVSGDRMLVFVPPHPLIKHWVSVLRNEQTPCPIFRNAMAELGRLLIYEASRDWLPTVTGEIQSPMGVASVEFIDPREPVSVVPILRAGLALIEHASSVLPATKTYHLGMARDEETLQPTVYLNKLPAKFPEGSRVFVCDPMLATGGTIVAAVDLLKEHGLANKQIKVISAVAAPPALQKLSEKFPGIHVYTGIIDPTVNDKGFIIPGLGDAGDRSFGT, encoded by the exons ATGGCGTCGTGTCGTTTAAATTTCTCCCTATCCTGTCCCTCCCAGACGCCACGTTTCCCGTCCCGAAACCCTAGCCCCCCTCCTCTCCTACTTAATCTCATTCCCTCCTCCTCTAATCCCCACAAG GTCTCTTGCTCCGGTATCCAACGCCGGAGATCACTTACCGTGAAGGCCCACATGACCACCGAGGAGAAGACTGTTTCCGGCGACCGAATGCTG GTGTTTGTGCCGCCGCACCCGTTGATCAAGCATTGGGTTTCAGTCCTGAGGAATGAGCAAACCCCTTGCCCCATTTTCA GAAATGCGATGGCTGAGTTGGgaagacttcttatttatgaAGCTTCGAGAGATTGGTTG CCTACAGTCACCGGAGAAATTCAATCACCTATGGGTGTTGCATCAGTTGAATTCATTGATCCAAGGGAGCCTGTGTCG GTCGTTCCAATACTGAGAGCTGGTCTTGCTCTTATAGAACACGCATCATCCGTCTTGCCTGCAACAAAAACATACCACCTTG GAATGGCCCGAGATGAGGAAACACTTCAACCAACAGTATATCTTAACAA GCTACCTGCAAAGTTTCCTGAAGGATCTCGAGTATTTGTGTGTGATCCAATGCTAGCAACAG gtGGCACAATAGTAGCCGCTGTGGACCTATTAAAGGAGCATGGGCTTGCCAACAAGCAAATCAAAGTA ATATCCGCTGTAGCTGCTCCTCCGGCCCTTCAAAAGCTGAGTGAGAAATTTCCTGG GATTCACGTCTACACTGGGATTATTGATCCTACTGTTAATGACAAAGG GTTTATAATCCCTGGACTGGGTGACGCTGGAGACCGTAgctttggtacctaa